The Carassius auratus strain Wakin chromosome 7, ASM336829v1, whole genome shotgun sequence genome contains the following window.
tacagtatcTTGATGAGAGCAGAGGTTCTCGTTTAAAatccggacttttattttgaaataacggACGTTTGTTGTGGCGTTCATCGTCGGAACACCCAGAGCTCACCAAAATCTCTATCGGTTTATGAGGTgctttgattttaataatttgattttaaatgagtGATACAAGCGAGACTAATGATGATAAAAGCAGAAATCGCAGCGTGGTGTATGTGTACAGTCCGGAGTACATCCAGACATGCGACTCGCTGTCTAAAGTACCAAACCGGGTGAGATGAACTGCACTTTACTTCACACACTCCCAAAACACACATCTGGCTTCATGAAGATAATGAACATTATATGTAGAGACATTACCATGAGAAAGAACCGCGTTTGCTCTTGCTGGTTTGACACTAATGGAAAAATAACGTGTTAGAGACATGTACGTTAACTTACCGTTTGTATTAACGTTGACGTTACCCCGGAATTCTTTTAATTATTCTGTAGTATATAAATACAATGGTGCAAGAATCTGGTAATCAGCTAACGTTAATACcatataatatatgaaaacatattattgactGTATTTTCTGAAACAATTAAAGTACCGTAGTACTACCCAGTATTGTTGTACTTTAACGCATAGCCTAAAGTATATACGAGTAACTGTTATATGGTTGgttttctttcctctctctctttctctcacaggcGAGTATGGTGCATTCATTGATCGAGGCGTATGGTTTATTGAAATACATGAGGTGTGTGAAGATATGCAAAATTATCTCTTTCTCAGTAAATAATGTTAACTGATGTTTATGTTGTGTTgaaactgttgtgtgtgtgtgttttagggtgGTGAAGCCACATGTGGCTTCAATAGAGGAGATGGCCGTTTTTCACACAGACTCTTACCTGCAGCACTTGCACAAGATCAGCCAGGATGGGGACAATGATGATCCTCAGTCTGTTGACTTTGGGCTGGGTGAGACCTAATTCAGATGGTTAGGCCCATGATTATTCTACTACATGGCGAGGAGTATGTATATGGACAACCATTGTTTCTGGCCGCATGAATTAAGACATGAGCATCAGTGAGGCACTGATGTTGTTGGCCTGGCTTCAAATGCAACTGCACGACTTTGGTTAAAATTTTCATAAAGCaggtgttttaaatgttttgagtaCTATGCCCCTAAAACACAATAAACCCCTTAGCAAGAGACTTCTTTCCTAAAATATAATAGCAGCTATATAGCTATAaatgttcatgtaaaaaaaaaactttgttctaaaaaaaataatgtgatataaatacattaattataaataataatagacttGCACTCcatttactaactgcttgttttctaaaaaaaaaaaaaaaaacacttctctaatctttttgtattctatctgttttcaaaaaaagcaaaaaaagaccTCTATATCTAGGTAGTGTTCCTTATTTTATTGCATGCAGTTCCCTCTTGCTTACAGCAGTGGGCAGTATTACATATAAATCTTTCTCAAACATTTCAGTTATTACAGTTGGTGGTTCATTATTCTACTGGATCACAGCCATGTGTAATTTAAAATGCCTACCAAACTGACACTTCATACTAATCTTCAGGGATAGAGAATAGTGTCATTGTTTATGAGGTGAAACAAAGCTCTTGCCAAAGGATCTATTTTAATGCAGCTCAGAGTTTATTGTTCTTTCTCGCTCTCCCTCTCCATCAGTATCTTTCCTCTCACTTTCCTCTCTACACCCCATCCCATTGTCCCTCTGTGTTATCAACCCCCCTCTTGCCGTTCTCTTTTGTTCAGGTTATGACTGTCCGGTGGTGGAAGGTATTTTTGATTACGCCGCTGCCGTTGGAGGAGCCACTCTGACTGCTGCCCAGAATCTGCTGGATGGAAAGTGTGATGTGGCCATCAACTGGGCCGGAGGGTGGCATCACGCCAAGAAGTAATTCGGCACAACCGGCCTTGTGCCCAACCTCTTGTGTTTCACATCCACATCAATCCTTGAGATGCCAGTGGCGTCTTTAACATAAGTATTATTGGCAGTTTAAAACCAAGTTTAAACCAAATTTTGATGTTGCAGTTTGATTGCGGCAGCTTGATATACAAGCTTGTATACTGTAGatgaatgtgtatgtatgtgtcgGACATTGTTCAGTGGGTCACTGGAGCAGCTGATTGAATATGTTTCGTTATATAAGGGACGAGGCATCTGGGTTCTGTTATGTGAATGACGCTGTTCTTGGAATCCTAAAACTGCGCCAGAAGTATGAGAGAGTTCTCTATGTGGATGTGGACCTTCACCATGGAGATGGTAATAACACTTCCATAACAATAACCATAACAGCCTGTTGTTGTTAATAGCATTTAACATGCGGCTTTTCCGCAAGTAGTCCACAAATTGGCTTTAGATTTGTATCTGACTTCCAAATTCACATTAACACCAAGAAAAAATGTTAGATGGGTCAGTGACAAGACActtatttttattagaaattgtaaatgaatttattaaaaaagtgCAGTTCATAAACAGTGGTTTCAATGCACCTTTTcgtttttaatttatttccaaaTTAAACATCAAACGTAAAAAACTCAGGTTGCTGCAACTGTCCTGATATTGAAATAAGTTCTTGAATGAAAACCTTATCACATAGTATTgcgtaatattttatttttatatcttaaaaaacaaagaaacattgtaacaaaaatgcttataaatattttaaacatcttTGTCCACCAAAATAAAATCATGTGATGCAAACAACATTCGGAAATTCTATCATAGAAAGAACAACTGTAGACCCTTATGACTGTGTGTTAAGGTCTTTAAAAATATGATATCATTTTTGTTCATagaaaggttttaaaacattttataccaGGTAATTTTGTACATTCTTTTATTCCTTCTTTTATTACATCTGTTATCAGTTCGGGTTATTTCTCAAATCCATCAGTGAAAAAGGGCACTTCCTCTAAGCTTTTACTCAGATGTGTTTTAATATCCTTCCCATTGTTTCCTCTCTAGGTGTGGAGGACGCTTTCAGCTTCACCTCTAAAGTCATGACAGTGTCTCTGCACAAGTTCTCCCCTGGCTTCTTCCCAGGTTAGTTCGGCATGCCTCTACGCCTCAGTGAAGACCAGCACTTCTTTTAATTCCCTTAATTGACAGTCATGTTTCAAGCCATGCCAGAGCTGGAGCTGCAGGCTCCACTCCAGCACCCAGAGTCTGATTACTCGGCTGATAACAGAGACTGGAGCTCTGGGGCTTCTTGGAGACTCTGAGAGCCCCTTCAGTAGTTTAACAATAGGGCTTGGAAAGGTAACTGGGCAAATGCTCTATGAAGGGAGGATGTAATGcgatttgattattatttatgtaatgaTTTATTCATGGATTGTTCTTGCCAAACACAGTTGCCAAGTGATCTTCCCAAATGACACATTCAGAATTCATATTAAATCATTTGGACATTTTTGGAATCAATTTTcttaacattcaaataaaatgagaaaCTGACTGAACggagtacaatataaaaaactggactGTATGGTTTAGGCCAGAAGCAGAAGAAACTGTACAGTATTCTCTACTTTGAGTAAAGGTCTTTATTTTAGCCTGTCCACTTCTGAGCACCGCAGTGGTAATACGGTACCTAAAAGTCCAACATAACAGAAACTCTTCTAAATCCAAATATAACATTGAACATTAAACACTAGCAAGCTCCCCCAATTTTCACTATTCAAAAACATGtgaaataacacttaatttcaacatttctttCCCAGTCCAGTTCCATGTATAGCATGCTGGGAACTGGAAATCCCCTGCAAAGTTTCAGCGGTGGTGCGTGAACGCCAGTTAAAATTCATTCATGTTATGCATTTGGTTTAAGTAAACGTGTACATTTCAACAGACTGCACATCACGAAGTtagttttaaaaatcattcaataattataattaggcaataatatattttttgagtATGTAATAGCACTGCAACAGCTTCATCTGAAAagtgcactaccattcaaaagttaggggtcagtaagctatttttaatgtttttgaaagaagtctcttatattaCCCAAAACTgcatttgtattaataaaaatgcatgaaatattagtacaatttaataACTGGTTtctaatgaatatattttaaaatgtaatgtattcctgaattttcagtatccattactccagtcttcagtgtcacatgatccttctgaaatcattctgatatgctgatttattgtCTTATTTCTTATTAGCAGTGTTGAAACCAGTTGAAAAGTTGCTCattgtttttgtggaaacggtcatactgttttttttttttttttgttttttctaaagaACAGCAGTTATTATGCTATGTTTATTATGTGTAATGTTTTTCATGTCAGTTTTCATCCAATTAATGTATAAATTCATGATACAATGAATTAAAAATGGTCTTACTGACCCCATTCTTGTGAACAATACTGAAAATGACAGCATATTAGCTCACTAAAACTTAATGTAGATAATTGATACCAGCCCATCAGTTCTATCAGTCATATGAAAGAGAGCAAATTTAGTTTGTCATTATAATTCTTCATTCTTTGACAGGCACAGGAGATGTGACTGACACTGGGCTGGGCAAAGGACGCTGGTACGCTGTTAACGTCCCCCTCGAGGATGGCATCCGTGATGACCGGTACTGCCAGACCTTCAGTAGGTCTGTAAAGATCCAGTAATTAGCTACTGTATCTAATCTAGTCCCATGCACTGTTTTATTTGTCCCCATGGTTCAGTGTCATTTAAACAGACATTATTTCTTATTGGAGGTTTTCTCTCAGTGTGATGCAGGAAGTCAAAGCTCTGTTTAACCCTGAAGCAGTTGTGATGCAACTTGGAGCAGACACCATGGCGGGTGACCCCATGTGCTCCTTCAATATGACTCCCATTGGAGTTGGAAAATGTCTGAACTATATTCTGAACTGGGAGTTACCCACTCTGCTTCTAGGAGGAGGTTTGtgtcattgtttttgttcatttgttttacactccccaaaattaaaattctgtcatcatttactcaacccacATGTCATTTCAAAGACTTTTGTTCACTTTCtggacaaaaatgaaaattagtttctcttttaataaTACACGCATCATTCCTATCCGTCCACGCAAATGAATCTTTCAGTCTCACACAGTTTATAAAGAGAACGTAAAAGCAGTTTATCTGTTTAATCCATGCCATCTGTAGAGACATGTTTGGTTTTATGATGAACCGATTTAATTTCTGCTTTTATTCATGCATTGTTCAATGTTAATTGTGAATAAAAGCTGGAATAAAATCTGTTCATTCTGTTCAACCACTTGATTCATACAGATTACGTTTACATTGTCCTTTTGTACTTATTCATGCACGTTTTAGTTGCATGGACTTCCACTGCATAGGCAAAAATTATACTGAGATTATCAAATGTATCGTCATTTGCATTTTAAACAATGttagtgtgagtaaatgatgactgaattttcactTAGGGTCAACTAACATTTCAAAAACACATGTCGATAGACGTATTCAGCAGTGTTGCCTAAGTTTGTTCTCCCTCCATGCTTTAAGACTGACAACTACATCTTCTGTCCTTGCTGCCAGCACACTGACTCGGCCAAAAAGTTTATTAGTGTGTTGTTACGGCCAGGGGGGGCTGGGCTGAGAGAAGAAAGTGAACTTTTGTGATTTTAGCCCATTTTGAAATGAGCTCTAAGCTGCAGACCTGCCTAGCCAAGCTCTAGATGAAAGGTAGTAATTACACTAGTACAATGAAGCCCTTTTGCTGACTTCAGTCCCCCTTTCTCGCTCTCTTTCGCTCTCTGCATATACAAATCTGCCTCTTTCTGTCCTTCTCAGGCGGCTATAACCTTGCCAATACTGCCCGCTGCTGGACCTATCTGACGGGGACCGTCCTAGGACAGAGTCTGTCTTCTGAGATCCCGGACCACGAGGTGAGACCCTGCTCTCTCTTCTTTCAGCAGCTGTATAAAACTCcactctctcctcctcttcctctgccaTTCCTGCTGAGTCACCCGGTCTAATCAAAGATGTCCAAGCACCTCTCAATAACCGGGTTTGTTTTCATGTGATTCAGGAGCAGGGAGGgggcgtgcgtgtgtgtgtgcacaccaCTGAAGGGGTCTTAACAATACTACTCTGTCCCTCCTGGTTGACTGAGAGGGACTTGTGCTTTTCTTTCCTCAACTGTTTATGCCCCCtctctcctctttctctttccttAGAGAAAGAGAATGTGTGTACCCAATTCTGAGTGAGCCCTTTTAAGAGCTTTTTTTTGAGGAGCTTCTGAGGAGAGATGAAGGG
Protein-coding sequences here:
- the LOC113106316 gene encoding histone deacetylase 8 isoform X3, whose translation is MSDTSETNDDKSRNRSVVYVYSPEYIQTCDSLSKVPNRASMVHSLIEAYGLLKYMRVVKPHVASIEEMAVFHTDSYLQHLHKISQDGDNDDPQSVDFGLGYDCPVVEGIFDYAAAVGGATLTAAQNLLDGKCDVAINWAGGWHHAKKDEASGFCYVNDAVLGILKLRQKYERVLYVDVDLHHGDGVEDAFSFTSKVMTVSLHKFSPGFFPGTGDVTDTGLGKGRWYAVNVPLEDGIRDDRVMQEVKALFNPEAVVMQLGADTMAGDPMCSFNMTPIGVGKCLNYILNWELPTLLLGGGGYNLANTARCWTYLTGTVLGQSLSSEIPDHEYFTEYGPDYSLEISPSCRPDRNESQHLERVISTIKGNLKNVV
- the LOC113106316 gene encoding histone deacetylase 8 isoform X2, which translates into the protein MSDTSETNDDKSRNRSVVYVYSPEYIQTCDSLSKVPNRASMVHSLIEAYGLLKYMRVVKPHVASIEEMAVFHTDSYLQHLHKISQDGDNDDPQSVDFGLGYDCPVVEGIFDYAAAVGGATLTAAQNLLDGKCDVAINWAGGWHHAKKDEASGFCYVNDAVLGILKLRQKYERVLYVDVDLHHGDGVEDAFSFTSKVMTVSLHKFSPGFFPGTGDVTDTGLGKGRWYAVNVPLEDGIRDDRYCQTFSSVMQEVKALFNPEAVVMQLGADTMAGDPMCSFNMTPIGVGKCLNYILNWELPTLLLGGGGYNLANTARCWTYLTGTVLGQSLSSEIPDHEYFTEYGPDYSLEISPSCRPDRNESQHLERVISTIKGVSVQ
- the LOC113106316 gene encoding histone deacetylase 8 isoform X4, whose translation is MVHSLIEAYGLLKYMRVVKPHVASIEEMAVFHTDSYLQHLHKISQDGDNDDPQSVDFGLGYDCPVVEGIFDYAAAVGGATLTAAQNLLDGKCDVAINWAGGWHHAKKDEASGFCYVNDAVLGILKLRQKYERVLYVDVDLHHGDGVEDAFSFTSKVMTVSLHKFSPGFFPGTGDVTDTGLGKGRWYAVNVPLEDGIRDDRYCQTFSSVMQEVKALFNPEAVVMQLGADTMAGDPMCSFNMTPIGVGKCLNYILNWELPTLLLGGGGYNLANTARCWTYLTGTVLGQSLSSEIPDHEYFTEYGPDYSLEISPSCRPDRNESQHLERVISTIKGNLKNVV
- the LOC113106316 gene encoding histone deacetylase 8 isoform X1; amino-acid sequence: MSDTSETNDDKSRNRSVVYVYSPEYIQTCDSLSKVPNRASMVHSLIEAYGLLKYMRVVKPHVASIEEMAVFHTDSYLQHLHKISQDGDNDDPQSVDFGLGYDCPVVEGIFDYAAAVGGATLTAAQNLLDGKCDVAINWAGGWHHAKKDEASGFCYVNDAVLGILKLRQKYERVLYVDVDLHHGDGVEDAFSFTSKVMTVSLHKFSPGFFPGTGDVTDTGLGKGRWYAVNVPLEDGIRDDRYCQTFSSVMQEVKALFNPEAVVMQLGADTMAGDPMCSFNMTPIGVGKCLNYILNWELPTLLLGGGGYNLANTARCWTYLTGTVLGQSLSSEIPDHEYFTEYGPDYSLEISPSCRPDRNESQHLERVISTIKGNLKNVV